In the genome of Spirochaeta cellobiosiphila DSM 17781, one region contains:
- a CDS encoding ankyrin repeat domain-containing protein: MSYEFEEAASRGDLEEVKKIYEEGREIDGAMAMAAQDGHLEVLKFLVSKGKDTDGYGIGIGKSLFYASQNGFEETVDYLISLGAQKEKGDSNRTPMHAAATKGHNNILLKLMDAGFDVDVSDSDGCSPLMEAVGSKRFETVKLLLEKGANPLKYDNHDYSPWDLVCDIKDEKIKGLLKEALEKRS; the protein is encoded by the coding sequence ATGTCGTACGAATTTGAAGAAGCAGCATCCAGAGGAGATCTTGAAGAAGTAAAGAAGATTTATGAAGAGGGGCGTGAAATTGATGGTGCCATGGCTATGGCCGCTCAGGACGGTCATCTTGAAGTTTTGAAATTCCTTGTCTCTAAAGGCAAAGACACCGATGGATATGGTATTGGAATTGGAAAATCACTTTTTTATGCCAGCCAGAACGGATTTGAAGAAACGGTAGATTATCTTATAAGTCTTGGCGCTCAAAAGGAGAAGGGCGACAGCAATAGAACACCAATGCATGCCGCGGCAACAAAGGGTCATAACAATATTCTACTGAAGCTTATGGATGCAGGTTTTGATGTTGATGTCTCCGATTCAGACGGATGCTCTCCACTCATGGAAGCTGTGGGGTCTAAAAGATTTGAAACTGTTAAGTTACTTCTTGAGAAGGGAGCGAACCCTTTAAAGTATGACAACCATGATTATTCACCATGGGATCTGGTTTGTGATATCAAGGATGAGAAAATAAAGGGGCTTCTTAAAGAAGCACTTGAAAAACGATCTTAG
- a CDS encoding HNH endonuclease — protein MVDFTTILVGNKYDRPYLAKLWGYKSFNAISRGVFTPQNQKIIVLFITKEKQESLTQYEDHIDEDILHWEGEKKHGSDKRILTKQDDIHVFYRDRHHSDFTYKGKAFLNKFRLYNDRPSKFQFVLVQQKRSYADIIAEIESEYSVGETEKKAIISARKGQGLYRKKSIDLWKECSVTKFSKTNLLIASHIKPWKVSNNDERINPYNSLLLIPTLDKLFDHGYLSFNNHGNILISNKISAADYQKIHISEDLKLKIVPEKTKPFLEYHNEYVFDLINA, from the coding sequence AATAAGCAGAGGGGTGTTCACACCACAAAATCAAAAAATTATCGTCCTATTTATAACCAAAGAAAAACAAGAATCATTAACTCAATATGAAGACCATATCGATGAGGATATTTTACATTGGGAAGGTGAAAAGAAGCATGGGTCAGATAAAAGGATATTAACAAAACAGGATGATATACATGTATTTTATCGAGATAGACATCACTCAGATTTTACCTACAAAGGAAAGGCATTTCTAAATAAATTTAGGTTGTATAATGATCGTCCTTCAAAATTTCAATTTGTATTAGTTCAACAGAAAAGATCCTACGCCGATATTATTGCCGAAATCGAATCCGAATATTCTGTTGGTGAAACAGAAAAGAAAGCTATAATAAGTGCTAGGAAAGGACAGGGACTATATCGGAAAAAGTCGATAGATCTGTGGAAGGAATGTTCTGTCACAAAATTTTCAAAAACGAATTTGCTAATTGCTTCTCATATTAAACCTTGGAAAGTATCAAATAATGATGAGCGAATTAATCCATATAATTCGTTATTGCTTATTCCCACATTAGATAAGTTATTCGATCACGGTTACTTAAGTTTCAATAATCACGGTAATATATTAATCTCAAATAAAATATCAGCGGCTGATTATCAAAAAATACATATAAGTGAAGACCTAAAACTGAAAATAGTTCCAGAAAAGACAAAGCCTTTTCTTGAATATCATAATGAATATGTATTTGATTTAATTAATGCCTAA